ATATGAAGTATTATACGTATCAGGCGAAGAGTCCTTAAGACAATTATCCTCCAGGAAAAGAAGGCTGAACATAAAAGACCCCTTTTCGATACTTACTACGAACCGGCTTGAAGATATACTGGGGGCATTATCCGATAAAGCATATCGTCTTGTAATCATAGACTCGATTCAATCTGTTTACAATTCAATGCTCCCCATGCTTCCCGGGAGTATAGGCCAGATAAAAGATGTCTCTTCAAGATTGATTATGGAGATGAAGAAGAGTGAAACCACCCATATAATCATAGGTCATGTAACAAAAGAAGGTGCTATCGCCGGGCCTAAGGTGCTTGAACATATGGTTGATACGGTCCTCTATTTTGAGGGTGACAAGATGCTGCCCTACAGGATGCTCAGGGCAATAAAAAACAGGTACGGGCCTGTTGACGAGGTAGGGATATTTCAGATGCAAAAAGACGGGCTGGCAGATGTAGAAAACCCATCGCAATTTTTTATTTCTGAGAGGGGCGATATCGGTGCCGGCAGTGCGCTCTTTCCTCATATTACCGGTTCAAGACCCATATTGCTTGAGGTGCAGTCTGTAATACCAAAGACAATGTTTTCCATTCCAAAAAGGGTGTCCCTCGGATACGATCCTAACAGGTTATTCATTATCATAGCGGTCATTGAAAAGGCGCTCGGCAAACCATTTTTTGACAGGGACGTCTATGTAAACATAACGGGCGGTCTTAAGGTAAATGAACCGGCTGTAGATCTTGCTGTCGCTGCATCAATCATTTCAAGCTATAAAGATGTGAATGTCGGTGCAGATACGGCATTGTTCGGAGAGGTAGGCTTGACAGGCGAAATAAGGAAGGTCATGAGCATGGATATCCGGTTGAAAGAATGTGAAAGGCTGGGCATAAAGAAGGTCTTCTGCCCGAAAGGGGTAGAAAAGACAGGGGGGATTGAAATCGTCCCTTTGAAAAACGTCAAGGAACTCTATGGACATATTTCTTAGCTGGTGCCGTTGGGGCAAGTTTAATGCCTGGAATGCCGGTCTTATATTTTATGGACGTTTCATGGACGTCCCCATACCCCCTGCTTTTCAGGTTGAGCCATGTTCTTATTACATCATGTTTTCAAAATGGCACTAATCCATGGCCAGTTGGTTAGTTGACGAATTGCTGCCTTGTTTGCGGCCATTTCCAGAAGACCATGCTCGGCCTGCCTGGTGGCTGCATCCAGAGAGTCAAATACACGATTGGCAAAGTACTCTCCACGAAGTGTATTCCAAATGTATTCTGCCGGATTTAGCTCCGGAGAATATGGCGGAAGTATTTACTTAAGCAGGCAGGTATTACCCCGAGCACATTGGATAGGGAGAAAACCGGCATTAAAAAAAAGGGGGTTCTGGGATGAAATCCTGGTGTCGGTACAGGGTATTGTGTTGTGATGGAAAACGACAAGGCGTGATCGGCTTAGTCACGAGAGAAACATATTGACCAAAAATAGCTTTTTTGCTATGGTTTCTTATTAAGATTATATGAGAAATTCTGACTCGCAAAATTTAAATATTTGGGGAAGGCCATGCAAAAACTGTTAAGCTTTGTCTATAAGGTAAGCAAAGGGCTGAACGTCATAGCTGCGGTAATGCTCGCCTTCATGATTCTCCTCACTGTAGCGGATGTAATTCTGAGGTCTGCAAGAATGCCCATCGTGGGTACATACGAGATTGTTGGATTACTATCAGCAGTCCTGATCGGGTTTTCAATCCCCTTTACCACGTGGATAAGGGGCCATATCAGGGTCGATTTTTTTCTTATGCAGCTCCCACCCACAATACGGAGGATTGTCAACATTGCGGCAAAATGTTTGGGGATAGGATTGTTCCTTCTCATAGGCTGGAATCTCATAGTCTTTGGCATGGATTTGGCCAAGGCCGGAGAAGTAACACCCACCCGTCACATCCCATTCTACCCGGTGCTATACGGAATTGGGGCTTCCTGTTTCTTTGAATGCATAGTACTATTCTGCGATATCGCAAAGGTCCTCAGGGGGGAATATGAGTGAAACCTTAGTAGGAATAATTGGTTTAATTGTATTAATTGCTATTTTCCTTAGCGGGTTGGAGCTTGCCTTCTGCATGGCCATCATCGGTTTTCTGGGTTACAGCTTTTTAGTCACGGTCAAAGCCGGTTGCGGTATGGTGGCTCAGGATATTTTTGACACCCTTTCCGCCTATGGGTTCACCGTGGTCCCCGTCTTCATCCTCATGGGCCAGATTGCCTTCAATGGGGGCATTGCCAAGAGGCTCTATGATTCAGCCTACCGGTTCATCGGACACGTTCCCGGAGGATTAGCCATGGCAACTGTAGGGGGCTGCGCAGCCTTCGGCAGTGTAACCGGCTCGTTAACTGCCACGGCTGCAACCTTTTCCAGTGTTGCCATCCCGGAGATGGACCGCTACGGTTATAAGAGGGTGCTCTCCACCGGGACTGTTGCTGCCGCGGGGACTCTCGGCTGTCTTATTCCTCCAAGCGTACCCTTGATTGTATACGGCATTATTACAGAACAGTCCATTGGCAAGCTGTTTCTTGCCTCCTTAATCCCGGGCATTCTTGTTGCTTTCTTCTTTCTTGCGATTATCTATGTATGGTGCAGGATTAATCCTTCCCTGGGCCCTAAGGGAGAAAGGTCCTCCTGGAAGGAAAGAATAGTATCCCTTAAGGGGATCGTAGGAGTACTCATAATCTTTGTCGTGGTCATGGGAGGGTTGCTGGAGGGTTTCTTCACTCCCACAGAAGCCGGGAGTATCGGGGCCTTTGCCGTAGGCCTCCTGGCTTTCATCACAAGAGCCATCAACTTTAAAGTGCTTTTAAAATCATTGGAGGAATCCCTGGTAACAGCTTGTATGGTTCTATTCCTCATTGCAGGCTCCGTTATTTTCGGCCATTTCATCACCGTTACAAAAATTCCTATGATTGCAGCAGATTGGATTGTGCAACTCCCCCTTCACCCGGCTCTGATCGTAGTCCTTATCGGTTTGATCTATCTTGTGGGAGGTTCTTTCATTGACGACCTTGCGTTCATGATACTTGCCACTCCTATTTTTTATCCTGTTATCCTCAAACTGGGCTATGACCTCATATGGTTCGGCGTGTACATACAACTCATTGTAATGGTTGGAGTAATAATCCCGCCTGTAGCCATAAACGTATTTGTGGTAAGAAATGTCACGCACGACTCTCTCAGTACTATTTACAAGGGCGTGACCCCATTTTTGCTTAGCTTTGTTTTTATTATATTTTTGTTGTTTGTGTTCCCAAAGCTTGCCCTCTTCATTCCTTCCTTCTTGAGGCAATAAAGGGGAACGAAACAGAATTTATGCCCGGAGAAGTCCACATAGAATCCAATTGTGGTGGAAACAAAATAATCATGGAGGAGTTCCTATGAAAAGAATGGTAGTGATATTGTTGGCGGTTCTATTTTCATCAGTTTGGTTATTCTGCTTCCCGGTACAGGCCCAGGAAAAGGTGGTATCCCTCAAGTTCGCCAACTTCTTTCCCCCGGATAATAAAGTCAGTGTTATGATGGATCAGTGGTGCAAAGAAGTTGAGAAGAAGACGAATGGCACAGTGAAAATAACCCAATTCACAGGAGGCACCTTGACTCCACCAGCTCAAACATACATAAGTGTAACAAGAGGGGTAGCTGATATAGGATTAAGTTTTTTCTCGTATACCATGGGGCGCTTTCCCTTCATGGAAGTGCTTGATCTCCCTCTGGGTTACAAGAGTGGTTATACGGGCACAAAACTGGCAAACGAGTTCTACGAGAAGTTCAAGCCCAAGGAGTTGGACGACGTGAAGGTCCTTTTTCTTATGACCTCACCACCCCACATGCTCTTTGCAAAAAAACCGGTTAAAAACCTCGAAGACCTGAAAGGGCTCAAAATACGATCCACCGGTACAAGTGCGAAGGTCGTTAAGGCTCTGGGCGGCGCCCCTGTGGCGATGCCCATGTCGGATGCCTATGATGCCCTCTCCAGAGGGGTTGCTCAGGGTATCATAGGTCCATATGAACCCATGAAGGGATTCAGGCTTGCTGAAGTCGTAGACAACAGCACCGAGTATGGTTCCGCGTACATTAATGCCAATTATGTACTCATGAACAAAGATAAATGGAACTCCCTTCCGGCGAACACCCAGAAGATCATTGAGCAGATCAACCAGGAATGGGTGGAGAAGATGGGAAAGCTTTGGGATGAACTCGATAAAGAGGGAAAAGATGTGTTCATTCAGAAAGGCGGCAAGGTCACCGTTCTCACAAAAGAAGAGAACGCCCGCTGGGCGGCGATATTAAGCCCCATACTGGATGAGTACCTTAAGAACATGAAAGCGAAGGGGCTGCCCGGCGATCAGGCATTGAAGTTCTGCCAGGATTACCTTATAAAAAATCAGAAATAGAACAAACCTAAAGTGAGGGGGGACACCCTTTTTCTATCCCCCTCACTGCACACATTAATCCTACAGATCATTTCATCACGGTATTTACCATTGGCCTACAGCGGCTAAAATGAGTGCCAGTTTCATACAGGAGTATTATAAACCTCTCTTAAC
The nucleotide sequence above comes from Pseudomonadota bacterium. Encoded proteins:
- the radA gene encoding DNA repair protein RadA is translated as MSKKAMFVCEVCSYETLKWMGKCPRCASWDTIKEYKQDNEEARITEKPVTVSDDELPEERVILGLAEMDRVLGGGLVCGSSILLGGDPGIGKTTVCFAIASRMIELGYEVLYVSGEESLRQLSSRKRRLNIKDPFSILTTNRLEDILGALSDKAYRLVIIDSIQSVYNSMLPMLPGSIGQIKDVSSRLIMEMKKSETTHIIIGHVTKEGAIAGPKVLEHMVDTVLYFEGDKMLPYRMLRAIKNRYGPVDEVGIFQMQKDGLADVENPSQFFISERGDIGAGSALFPHITGSRPILLEVQSVIPKTMFSIPKRVSLGYDPNRLFIIIAVIEKALGKPFFDRDVYVNITGGLKVNEPAVDLAVAASIISSYKDVNVGADTALFGEVGLTGEIRKVMSMDIRLKECERLGIKKVFCPKGVEKTGGIEIVPLKNVKELYGHIS
- a CDS encoding TRAP transporter small permease; amino-acid sequence: MQKLLSFVYKVSKGLNVIAAVMLAFMILLTVADVILRSARMPIVGTYEIVGLLSAVLIGFSIPFTTWIRGHIRVDFFLMQLPPTIRRIVNIAAKCLGIGLFLLIGWNLIVFGMDLAKAGEVTPTRHIPFYPVLYGIGASCFFECIVLFCDIAKVLRGEYE
- a CDS encoding TRAP transporter large permease, translating into MSETLVGIIGLIVLIAIFLSGLELAFCMAIIGFLGYSFLVTVKAGCGMVAQDIFDTLSAYGFTVVPVFILMGQIAFNGGIAKRLYDSAYRFIGHVPGGLAMATVGGCAAFGSVTGSLTATAATFSSVAIPEMDRYGYKRVLSTGTVAAAGTLGCLIPPSVPLIVYGIITEQSIGKLFLASLIPGILVAFFFLAIIYVWCRINPSLGPKGERSSWKERIVSLKGIVGVLIIFVVVMGGLLEGFFTPTEAGSIGAFAVGLLAFITRAINFKVLLKSLEESLVTACMVLFLIAGSVIFGHFITVTKIPMIAADWIVQLPLHPALIVVLIGLIYLVGGSFIDDLAFMILATPIFYPVILKLGYDLIWFGVYIQLIVMVGVIIPPVAINVFVVRNVTHDSLSTIYKGVTPFLLSFVFIIFLLFVFPKLALFIPSFLRQ
- a CDS encoding TRAP transporter substrate-binding protein → MKRMVVILLAVLFSSVWLFCFPVQAQEKVVSLKFANFFPPDNKVSVMMDQWCKEVEKKTNGTVKITQFTGGTLTPPAQTYISVTRGVADIGLSFFSYTMGRFPFMEVLDLPLGYKSGYTGTKLANEFYEKFKPKELDDVKVLFLMTSPPHMLFAKKPVKNLEDLKGLKIRSTGTSAKVVKALGGAPVAMPMSDAYDALSRGVAQGIIGPYEPMKGFRLAEVVDNSTEYGSAYINANYVLMNKDKWNSLPANTQKIIEQINQEWVEKMGKLWDELDKEGKDVFIQKGGKVTVLTKEENARWAAILSPILDEYLKNMKAKGLPGDQALKFCQDYLIKNQK